A genome region from Oxyura jamaicensis isolate SHBP4307 breed ruddy duck chromosome 25, BPBGC_Ojam_1.0, whole genome shotgun sequence includes the following:
- the LOC118178329 gene encoding LOW QUALITY PROTEIN: uncharacterized protein LOC118178329 (The sequence of the model RefSeq protein was modified relative to this genomic sequence to represent the inferred CDS: deleted 3 bases in 3 codons) has protein sequence MAPLGSYCAKALLATGLLLLWLAPATLLAVQQPQPVLFVESRATVEIVCILDEVLDGKGNVLWYRHSHRERPRLILSCIQEAQEGFSCEYTKQRAVLRIAAARPDHTGLYLCACSTGSRLVFGNGTALLVGDSWRAQSWVRVLAPHGSPSDPPRPVCAVGNASGPVLVSWPGGDRPQEVLGLWGSTELLISPMGVAGGTGGLCEVRFNASGPPVRRSAELHGARGACTTPSAVAMAAAGALLLLGLGIGVCCLLRARTGLRPRAPDPRAPQHPQGELTYTQLRFVTPARAAP, from the exons ATGGCACCCCTGGGTTCCTACTGCGCGAAGGCGCTGCTGgccacggggctgctgctgctctggctgg CACCGGCAACGTTGCTGGcagtgcagcagccccagcccgtcCTCTTCGTGGAGTCCAGGGCCACGGTGGAGATCGTCTGCATTCTGGATGAGGTGCTCGATGGCAAAGGCAACGTGCTCTGGTACCGGCACAGCCACAGGGAACGGCCCCGGCTGATCCTCAGCTGCATCCAGGAGGCTCAGGAGGGATTTTCCTGCGAGTACACGAAGCAACGCGCCGTGCTGCGCATCGCTGCCGCCCGCCCCGACCACACCGGCCTCTACCTCTGCGCCTGCAGCACCGGATCCAGGCTGGTGTTTGGCAACGGCACCGCGCTGCTCGTGGGAG ACAGCTGGAGGGCCCAGAGCTGGGTGCGGGTGCTGGCGCCCCACGGCTCCCCTTCAGACCCCCCCCGGCCT GTCTGTGCCGTGGGCAACGCCAGCGGCCCCGTCCTCGTCTCCTGGCCGGGGGGGGAC CGAccccaggaggtgctggggctgtggggaagcacagagctgctcatCAGCCCCATGGGAGTCGCTGGGGGGACCGGGGGGCTCTGCGAGGTGCGCTTCAATGCCTCCGGT CCCCCCGTCCGGAGGAGCGCGGAGCTGCACGGGGCCAGGGGTG ccTGCACAACACCAAGTGCTGTGGCCATGGCCGCAGCcggggcactgctgctgctcgggCTCGGCATCGGTGTCTGCTGCCTCCTCCGTGCACGGACAG GACTCCGGCCCAGAGCCCCGGACCCTCGTGCACCCCAGCACCCGCAG GGAGAGCTGACGTACACCCAGCTCCGCTTCGTCACCCCAGCGAGGGCAGCGCCGTGA
- the APH1A gene encoding gamma-secretase subunit APH-1A — MGAAVFFGCAGIAFGPALALVLLTVAAEPLRVIILVAGAFFWLVSLLLASLIWFVSVHLSDREDAKLQYGLLIFGAAVSVLLQEAFRFAYFKLLKKADEGLATISEDGRSPISLKQMAYVSGLSFGIISGVFSVINILADSIGPGVVGIHGDSPYYFITSAFLTMAVVLLHTFWGVIFFDACERRRYWCLGVVVASHLATSGLTVLNPWYEASLVPIYIITVCMGVWAFVTAGGSFRNVLKCLSCKQEADGRVMMYSALQVPFEE; from the exons ATGGGGGCCGCCGTCTTCTTCGGGTGCGCGGGCATCGCCTTCGGGCCGGCGCTCGCCCTCGTCCTGCTGACGGTGGCGGCGGAGCCGCTGCGGGTCATCATCCTGGTGGCGGG GGCGTTTTTCTGGCTGGTCTCCCTTCTCCTGGCGTCCCTCATCTGGTTCGTTTCCGTCCATCTCAGCGACCGGGAGGACGCCAAGCTTCAGTACGGCCTCCTCATCTTCGGGGCCGCCGTCTccgtcctgctgcaggaggctttCCGATTCGCCTACTTCAAGCTGCTGAA GAAAGCGGACGAAGGCTTGGCCACGATCAGCGAGGACGGCCGGTCGCCCATCTCCCTCAAGCAGATGGCCTACG TGTCCGGCCTGTCCTTCGGCATCATCAGCGGCGTCTTCTCCGTCATTAACATCCTGGCTGATTCCATCGGGCCGGGCGTCGTCGGGATCCACGGGGACTCGCCGTACTACTTCATCACCTCCG CGTTCCTCACCATGGCCGTGGTTCTGCTCCACACCTTCTGGGGAGTGATTTTCTTCGACGCCTGCGAAAGACGCCGCTACTGGTGCCTGGGGGTGGTGGTCGCCAGTCACCTCGCCACGTCGGGGCTG acGGTCCTGAACCCCTGGTACGAGGCCAGCCTGGTCCCCATTTACATCATCACCGTCTGCATGGGCGTCTGGGCCTTCGTCACGGCCGGGGGCTCCTTCCGCAACGTCCTCAAGTGCCTCTCCT gtAAGCAGGAGGCCGACGGCCGCGTGATGATGTACTCAGCGCTGCAGGTGCCTTTCGAGGAGTGA
- the ANP32E gene encoding acidic leucine-rich nuclear phosphoprotein 32 family member E isoform X2, whose amino-acid sequence MEMKKRINLELRNQAPEEVTELVLDNCRSSNGEIEGLNDSFKELEFLSMANVQLTSLAKLPTLSKLRKLELSDNIISGGLEVLAERCPNLTYLNLSGNKIKDLGTVEALQNLKNLKSLDLFSCEITNLEDYRDSIFDLLQQITYLDGFDQEDNEAPDSEDEDDEEGDEDDNDEDEDEAGPPGEYEEEDDEDDGGSDLGEGEEEEEEVGLSYLMKEEIQDEDDDDDYVEEGGDEEEEEGIRGEKRKRDPEDEGEEEDD is encoded by the exons atGGAGATGAAGAAGCGCATCAACCTGGAGTTGAGGAACCAGGCGCCGGAGGAG GTGACAGAGTTGGTGCTCGATAACTGCCGGTCCAGCAACGGGGAAATCGAAGGCCTGAATGACTCGTTCAAAGAACTTGAGTTTCTTAGCATGGCCAACGTCCAGCTGACGTCGCTGGCCAAGCTTCCCACGTTGAGCAAGCTCCGAAAG CTGGAGCTGAGCGACAACATCATTTCAGGAGGCCTGGAGGTCCTCGCAGAAAGGTGTCCGAATCTCACATATCTAAATCTAAGCGGCAACAAAATCAAAGATCTCGGCACTGTGGAAGCTCTT caaaatcttAAAAACTTGAAGAGCCTTGACCTGTTCAGCTGTGAGATTACAAACCTTGAGGATTACAGAGACAGCATTTTTGATCTGCTTCAGCAAATCACGTACCTAGACGGATTTGATCAGGAAGATAATGAGGCGCCGGACTCCGAAGATGAGGATGATGAGG AAGGAGATGAGGATGACAatgatgaagatgaggatgaagCTGGTCCTCCAGGAGAGTACGAAGAGGAAGACGATGAAGATGATGGAGGTTCAGATTTGGGGGAaggtgaagaggaggaggaggaagttgGTCTTTCCTACCTGATGAAGGAGGAGATTCAG gacgAAGACGATGATGACGACTATGTTGAAGAAGGAGgtgatgaggaggaagaag
- the ANP32E gene encoding acidic leucine-rich nuclear phosphoprotein 32 family member E isoform X1, whose amino-acid sequence MEMKKRINLELRNQAPEEVTELVLDNCRSSNGEIEGLNDSFKELEFLSMANVQLTSLAKLPTLSKLRKLELSDNIISGGLEVLAERCPNLTYLNLSGNKIKDLGTVEALQNLKNLKSLDLFSCEITNLEDYRDSIFDLLQQITYLDGFDQEDNEAPDSEDEDDEEGDEDDNDEDEDEAGPPGEYEEEDDEDDGGSDLGEGEEEEEEVGLSYLMKEEIQDEDDDDDYVEEGGDEEEEAEGIRGEKRKRDPEDEGEEEDD is encoded by the exons atGGAGATGAAGAAGCGCATCAACCTGGAGTTGAGGAACCAGGCGCCGGAGGAG GTGACAGAGTTGGTGCTCGATAACTGCCGGTCCAGCAACGGGGAAATCGAAGGCCTGAATGACTCGTTCAAAGAACTTGAGTTTCTTAGCATGGCCAACGTCCAGCTGACGTCGCTGGCCAAGCTTCCCACGTTGAGCAAGCTCCGAAAG CTGGAGCTGAGCGACAACATCATTTCAGGAGGCCTGGAGGTCCTCGCAGAAAGGTGTCCGAATCTCACATATCTAAATCTAAGCGGCAACAAAATCAAAGATCTCGGCACTGTGGAAGCTCTT caaaatcttAAAAACTTGAAGAGCCTTGACCTGTTCAGCTGTGAGATTACAAACCTTGAGGATTACAGAGACAGCATTTTTGATCTGCTTCAGCAAATCACGTACCTAGACGGATTTGATCAGGAAGATAATGAGGCGCCGGACTCCGAAGATGAGGATGATGAGG AAGGAGATGAGGATGACAatgatgaagatgaggatgaagCTGGTCCTCCAGGAGAGTACGAAGAGGAAGACGATGAAGATGATGGAGGTTCAGATTTGGGGGAaggtgaagaggaggaggaggaagttgGTCTTTCCTACCTGATGAAGGAGGAGATTCAG gacgAAGACGATGATGACGACTATGTTGAAGAAGGAGgtgatgaggaggaagaag